The following are from one region of the Haloactinomyces albus genome:
- the eno gene encoding phosphopyruvate hydratase, producing the protein MAIIEQVGAREVLDSRGNPTVEVEVALDDGTLTRAAVPSGASTGEHEAVELRDGDTARYGGKGVEKAVAGVLDEIGPELVGVEAIEQRVVDQKLVDLDGTPDKSRLGANAMLGASLAVARAAADSTGLELFRYVGGPNAHVLPVPMMNILNGGAHADTGVDVQEFMIAPVGADSFSDALRWGAETYQALKSVLKSKGLPTGLGDEGGFAPDLPNNREALDLIAAAIDKAGFKLGRDIVFALDAAATEFHSDGTYHFEKSKRSAEQMVGYYTELLDSYPLVSLEDPLSENDWDGWVQMTSELGERVQLVGDDLFVTNPERLEEGISRRAGNALLVKVNQIGTLSETLDAVNLANSCGYRSMMSHRSGETEDTTIADLAVATGCGQIKTGAPARSERVAKYNQLLRIEETLGDAARYAGELAFPRFTPEA; encoded by the coding sequence GTGGCGATCATCGAGCAGGTCGGCGCGCGCGAGGTGCTGGACTCGCGCGGCAATCCCACCGTCGAAGTCGAGGTGGCACTGGACGATGGCACGCTGACCCGCGCCGCGGTTCCCTCGGGCGCCTCGACCGGCGAGCACGAGGCCGTCGAGTTGCGCGACGGTGACACCGCCCGTTACGGCGGTAAGGGCGTGGAGAAGGCCGTTGCGGGCGTCCTGGACGAGATCGGGCCCGAGCTGGTCGGCGTCGAGGCGATCGAGCAGCGCGTGGTGGATCAGAAACTCGTCGATCTCGACGGCACCCCGGATAAATCGCGGCTCGGTGCGAACGCCATGCTCGGCGCGTCCCTCGCGGTGGCCAGGGCCGCCGCCGACTCGACCGGGCTGGAGCTGTTCCGCTACGTGGGCGGCCCGAACGCGCACGTGCTGCCGGTGCCGATGATGAACATTCTCAACGGGGGTGCACACGCCGACACGGGTGTGGATGTCCAGGAGTTCATGATCGCTCCGGTGGGTGCCGATTCCTTCTCCGACGCGCTGCGCTGGGGCGCGGAGACCTACCAGGCCCTCAAGTCGGTGTTGAAGTCGAAGGGCCTGCCGACCGGACTCGGTGACGAGGGCGGGTTCGCCCCGGACCTGCCGAACAACCGCGAGGCACTGGACCTGATCGCCGCGGCGATCGACAAGGCCGGCTTCAAGCTGGGACGCGACATCGTGTTCGCCCTGGACGCGGCTGCGACCGAGTTCCACTCCGACGGTACGTACCACTTCGAGAAGTCCAAGCGCAGCGCCGAGCAGATGGTGGGCTACTACACCGAGCTGCTCGACTCCTACCCGCTGGTCTCCCTGGAGGACCCGCTGTCCGAGAACGACTGGGACGGCTGGGTGCAAATGACCTCCGAGCTCGGAGAGCGGGTACAGCTCGTCGGGGACGATCTGTTCGTCACCAATCCGGAGCGGCTCGAGGAGGGCATCAGCCGCCGCGCGGGAAACGCCCTGTTGGTCAAGGTCAACCAGATCGGTACGCTCTCGGAGACCCTGGATGCGGTGAATCTGGCCAACTCCTGCGGCTACCGCAGTATGATGAGCCACCGTTCCGGGGAAACCGAGGACACCACGATCGCCGACCTGGCGGTGGCGACCGGTTGCGGTCAGATCAAGACAGGCGCACCCGCCCGTAGCGAGCGGGTCGCGAAGTACAACCAGCTGCTGCGGATCGAGGAAACCCTCGGTGATGCGGCCCGTTACGCGGGAGAGCTGGCGTTCCCGAGGTTCACACCGGAGGCCTGA
- a CDS encoding FtsB family cell division protein: MASGRSGDSPRRRRGESTPRRRSERSEDRRRRSGAGAVRGTAKRPGGRNSARPRASAGTGGAFKLSSTRRAAVLAIVVCAMALSVSVPLRTYLSQQEELAMRHRQQAELTRDVRELVERKQRLSDPTRIEAEARKRLGYVRPGETPYEVRLPEGLRRPDPKPAPEPRNKPWYQQLWQSLTGKGS; encoded by the coding sequence ATGGCGAGCGGGCGCTCGGGTGACTCCCCGCGGCGTCGCCGGGGTGAGAGCACCCCACGGCGACGCTCGGAGCGCTCGGAAGACCGGCGCCGCCGGAGTGGTGCCGGTGCCGTCCGTGGAACGGCCAAGCGGCCGGGCGGGAGGAATTCCGCCCGGCCGCGCGCCTCGGCAGGCACCGGCGGTGCGTTCAAGCTGTCGTCGACGCGTCGGGCGGCGGTGTTGGCGATCGTGGTGTGCGCGATGGCATTGAGCGTGTCGGTACCGTTGCGCACCTATCTCAGTCAGCAAGAGGAGCTGGCCATGCGGCACCGGCAGCAGGCCGAGCTCACTCGGGATGTCCGAGAGCTGGTCGAGCGCAAGCAGCGGCTGTCCGACCCGACGCGTATCGAGGCGGAGGCCCGTAAACGCCTGGGATATGTACGTCCCGGCGAGACGCCCTATGAGGTGCGTCTGCCGGAGGGGCTGAGACGGCCGGACCCGAAGCCCGCGCCGGAGCCCCGGAACAAACCCTGGTATCAGCAGCTTTGGCAGTCCCTGACGGGGAAGGGGTCGTGA
- a CDS encoding DUF501 domain-containing protein — MRQLGRPPRGLRAVAARDSAGEPTVVQTNPRLEDGTPFPTLYYLTSPRLVSLVSTLESEGLMREMTDRLAEDPELAQRYRRAHESYLAERDAIEPLGTDVSAGGMPDRVKCLHVHVAHALAVGPGINPFGDEALDLLRQRRPDDSSPV; from the coding sequence ATGCGCCAGCTGGGGCGGCCACCGCGTGGTCTGCGCGCGGTGGCGGCGCGCGATTCGGCGGGGGAGCCGACCGTCGTGCAGACCAATCCGAGACTGGAGGACGGCACTCCGTTCCCGACGCTGTATTACCTGACATCGCCGCGACTGGTGTCGCTGGTTTCGACGCTGGAGTCCGAGGGACTCATGCGCGAGATGACCGACCGGCTCGCCGAGGACCCGGAGTTGGCCCAGCGGTATCGCCGCGCTCACGAGTCCTACCTCGCGGAGCGCGATGCGATCGAGCCGCTCGGCACCGACGTGAGCGCGGGCGGAATGCCCGACCGTGTGAAGTGCCTGCACGTGCATGTCGCCCATGCGCTGGCCGTCGGCCCCGGCATCAACCCCTTCGGGGACGAGGCACTGGATCTCCTCCGGCAGCGCCGGCCGGATGACTCCTCCCCGGTCTGA
- a CDS encoding isovaleryl-CoA dehydrogenase codes for MTVTEPHRAEAGTHDAERSPARTHQVLNQPPPLDGFDPVACDPALREALAQHGESAHLADLAQLGRHAGSAAAREHGRLANEHPPQLRSHDRYGNRIDEVEFHPSWHWLMAQAVSYGLHAAPWAPDAGAGAHVRRAAGFYLWSQAEAGHGCPISMTFAAVPALRHSPELAAHYESGLLSPSYDFGLRAPSDKAGLLAGMSMTEKQGGSDVRANTTAAEPLADGTYRITGHKWFTSAPMNDLFLTLAQTPGGPSCLAVPRVLPDGTRNEIRLQRLKDKLGNRSNASAELEYTGALGWLVGEEGRGVRSIIDMVSMTRMDCVLGSSANMRIALSEAAHHVAHRSAFGEVLGDAPLMRAVIADLALESEAATALAMRLAAAVDRSQRGESSELELLRLALPAAKFSVCKRAPTAIAEALECLGGNGYVEESGMPRLYREAPLLSIWEGSGNVTALDTLRAITKQPSTVNALFAELDGALGTDDRYDRAVRQLREELSAPQPARARTLAELIAHTLQASLLLRYAPGEVASGFTATRLDSGGHTFGTVPNGVDTATLVQRVTPGA; via the coding sequence ATGACGGTCACCGAGCCCCACCGCGCCGAGGCCGGAACGCACGACGCCGAGCGGTCTCCGGCACGGACGCACCAGGTGCTCAACCAACCGCCACCCCTGGACGGTTTCGATCCGGTGGCCTGCGATCCCGCCTTGCGGGAAGCCCTCGCCCAGCACGGCGAGTCCGCTCATCTCGCCGACCTCGCACAGCTCGGCAGGCATGCCGGATCCGCAGCGGCACGCGAGCACGGTCGGCTGGCCAACGAACACCCTCCGCAACTGCGTAGCCACGATCGCTACGGCAACCGCATCGACGAGGTCGAGTTCCACCCCTCCTGGCACTGGCTCATGGCCCAGGCGGTCTCCTACGGCCTGCACGCGGCGCCGTGGGCTCCCGACGCAGGGGCCGGGGCACATGTGCGGCGAGCCGCCGGGTTCTACCTGTGGTCCCAGGCCGAAGCAGGGCACGGCTGCCCGATCTCGATGACCTTCGCCGCCGTACCGGCCCTGCGCCACAGCCCCGAACTCGCCGCGCACTACGAGTCGGGATTGCTCTCCCCGTCCTACGACTTCGGTTTGCGCGCACCATCCGACAAGGCCGGGTTGCTCGCGGGCATGTCGATGACCGAGAAGCAGGGCGGCTCCGACGTGCGAGCGAACACCACCGCAGCCGAACCGCTCGCCGACGGCACCTACCGGATCACCGGCCACAAGTGGTTCACCTCGGCCCCGATGAACGACCTCTTTCTCACCCTGGCGCAGACTCCGGGCGGTCCGAGTTGCCTCGCGGTACCGCGCGTCCTGCCCGACGGCACCCGCAACGAGATCCGGCTGCAGCGCCTCAAGGACAAACTGGGCAACAGGTCCAACGCCTCGGCCGAGCTCGAATACACCGGGGCACTCGGTTGGCTGGTCGGCGAGGAAGGCCGCGGGGTCCGCAGCATCATCGACATGGTGTCGATGACCAGGATGGACTGTGTGCTCGGTTCATCGGCCAACATGCGTATCGCCCTGTCCGAAGCCGCACACCACGTGGCTCACCGGAGTGCCTTCGGCGAGGTGCTCGGTGACGCACCACTGATGCGAGCGGTGATCGCAGACCTCGCGCTGGAGTCGGAAGCCGCAACAGCGCTGGCGATGCGGCTGGCCGCCGCTGTGGACCGGAGTCAGCGGGGCGAGAGCTCCGAGCTGGAGCTACTGCGCCTGGCATTGCCCGCCGCGAAGTTCTCCGTCTGCAAGCGCGCACCGACCGCCATCGCCGAAGCACTCGAATGCCTCGGCGGCAACGGCTATGTCGAGGAATCCGGCATGCCGCGGCTGTACCGGGAAGCACCCCTGCTGTCGATCTGGGAGGGCTCGGGCAACGTCACCGCCCTGGACACGCTGCGGGCCATCACCAAGCAGCCGTCCACCGTGAATGCCCTGTTCGCGGAACTGGACGGGGCACTCGGAACCGATGACCGCTACGACCGAGCGGTACGGCAGCTACGCGAGGAACTGTCCGCACCCCAGCCCGCGAGGGCACGGACACTGGCCGAGCTGATCGCGCACACCCTGCAGGCGTCGTTGCTGCTGCGGTACGCCCCGGGCGAGGTCGCAAGCGGATTCACCGCGACACGGCTCGATTCCGGGGGCCATACCTTCGGCACCGTGCCGAACGGCGTCGACACCGCGACACTCGTGCAACGAGTGACCCCCGGAGCGTGA
- a CDS encoding Ppx/GppA phosphatase family protein — protein sequence MPRVAAIDCGTNSIRLLIADVTVHDDGTRALDDVHREMRIVRLGQGVDATGRLADEALSRTREALVDYAAVVRRENVVTTRMVATSATRDAANREDFFSMVRETLGVEAEIITGEEEARLSFVGAVGDVDPAQGPFLVTDVGGGSTELVLGNWDGVHAEITASQSVDIGSVRITERCLHTDPSTPDEMTEAEKVARRVLDEAFAVIDASSIRTWIGVAGTITTLSALAQELPTYEPAAIHLSHLSREGLDRTAHRLLEMTHEERAALGPMHPGRVDVIGGGALVAKVIADELTERAGIDVLTVSEHDILDGIALSIS from the coding sequence ATGCCACGCGTGGCGGCGATTGACTGTGGGACGAACTCGATCAGGCTGCTGATCGCCGACGTGACGGTGCACGACGACGGCACCCGCGCGCTGGACGACGTCCACCGCGAGATGCGCATCGTCCGGCTCGGTCAGGGTGTGGACGCCACCGGACGCCTGGCCGACGAGGCGCTGAGCAGGACCAGGGAGGCGCTGGTCGACTACGCGGCGGTGGTGCGGCGGGAGAACGTGGTCACCACACGCATGGTCGCGACCTCGGCCACCCGCGATGCCGCCAACCGCGAGGACTTCTTCTCGATGGTGCGCGAGACCCTCGGCGTGGAGGCGGAGATCATCACCGGCGAGGAGGAGGCCCGCCTGTCGTTCGTCGGTGCGGTCGGTGACGTCGACCCCGCGCAGGGTCCCTTCCTCGTCACCGATGTGGGCGGCGGCTCCACGGAACTCGTTCTCGGGAACTGGGACGGGGTGCACGCCGAGATCACGGCCTCTCAATCCGTGGACATCGGATCCGTACGAATCACGGAGCGTTGCCTGCATACCGATCCGTCCACCCCCGATGAGATGACGGAGGCGGAGAAGGTCGCTCGGCGCGTGCTGGACGAGGCTTTCGCCGTCATCGACGCGTCGTCGATACGGACCTGGATCGGAGTCGCCGGGACGATCACCACGCTCTCGGCTCTCGCGCAGGAACTGCCGACGTACGAACCGGCCGCCATTCACCTCTCTCACCTGTCCCGGGAGGGACTCGATCGGACGGCGCACAGGCTGCTGGAGATGACCCACGAGGAGCGGGCCGCACTCGGCCCGATGCATCCGGGCCGGGTCGACGTCATCGGTGGGGGTGCTCTGGTGGCCAAGGTGATCGCCGATGAATTGACCGAACGAGCCGGGATCGACGTGCTCACGGTCAGTGAGCACGACATACTCGACGGTATTGCCCTCTCCATCAGCTAA